From the genome of Gilliamella sp. wkB7, one region includes:
- a CDS encoding phage tail-collar fiber domain-containing protein — MSQKFYTLITQQGAALLANATALGIPLKLCKMAVGDANGSATTPDASQTKLIHEVYKAPLNSLTTDEKNPNQIIAELVIPENQGGWFINEIGLYDEDDTLVAVGNCPITYKPKLSEGSGRTQVIRMIIVVDNVNAVTLKIDPSIVLATRQYVENLITSKMANHEQTTNHPNATTNSKGFVQLNSAIDSNLENQAATPLAVKKAYNLATDAIKKANDLISAHEKSTNHPNATTNSKGFVQLNSAIDSNLENQAATPLAVKKAYNLATDAIKKTNDLISAHEKSTNHPNATTNSKGFVQLNSAIDSNLENQAATPLAVKKAYNLAVDAAKKANDLISAHEKSTNHPNATTNSKGFVQLNSATNSTIENQAATPKAVRDTYEYARVVDNKAITAHEHANNAHNRISETNNALSNITDRLKYLNDRSQLSTANKRYVFVIQDDAAAGVFDVVNDNFVWSFNNDGLCAGYVDSSRVGGLDQFVKDRTTPVGVPMPWPQVHPPTGYFECNGAEFDKNQFQKLAAAYPSGKLPDLRGEFIRGWDNVRGVDPNRMILDWQQDAIRDIWGRVSVVGRGAGYGPVQAEGAFAIDSRWSAEVKAGNADEWGRLYSFNASRVVPVANENRPRNVAFMYIVKAE; from the coding sequence ATGAGTCAAAAGTTTTATACGTTAATTACTCAACAAGGGGCAGCATTACTAGCCAATGCTACCGCTTTAGGTATTCCACTTAAATTATGTAAGATGGCTGTTGGTGATGCAAATGGTAGTGCGACAACACCAGATGCCAGTCAAACCAAATTAATTCATGAAGTATATAAAGCACCACTTAATTCATTAACCACGGATGAAAAAAATCCTAATCAAATCATCGCTGAATTAGTTATCCCTGAAAATCAGGGTGGTTGGTTTATTAATGAAATCGGTTTATATGATGAAGATGATACTTTAGTCGCTGTCGGTAATTGCCCTATTACCTATAAACCAAAACTATCCGAAGGCAGTGGTCGAACACAAGTCATACGAATGATTATTGTGGTTGATAATGTTAATGCGGTTACCCTTAAAATTGATCCATCTATAGTATTAGCCACCCGTCAATATGTGGAAAATTTGATCACCAGCAAAATGGCCAATCATGAACAAACTACTAATCACCCTAATGCCACCACAAACTCAAAAGGGTTTGTTCAGTTAAATTCAGCCATTGATTCTAATCTCGAAAACCAAGCGGCAACACCATTGGCCGTAAAGAAAGCATACAATCTGGCTACTGACGCAATAAAAAAAGCTAATGATTTAATATCTGCTCATGAAAAATCAACCAACCACCCCAATGCTACCACAAACTCAAAAGGGTTTGTTCAGTTAAATTCAGCCATTGATTCTAACCTCGAAAACCAAGCAGCAACACCATTGGCCGTAAAGAAAGCATACAATCTGGCTACTGACGCAATAAAAAAAACAAATGATTTAATATCTGCTCATGAAAAATCAACTAATCACCCCAATGCTACCACAAACTCAAAAGGGTTTGTTCAGTTAAATTCAGCCATTGATTCTAACCTCGAAAACCAAGCGGCAACACCATTAGCCGTAAAGAAAGCATACAATCTGGCAGTTGACGCAGCAAAAAAAGCTAATGATTTAATATCTGCTCATGAAAAATCAACCAATCACCCCAATGCTACTACAAACTCAAAAGGGTTTGTTCAATTAAATTCAGCTACTAATTCAACAATTGAAAATCAAGCAGCAACACCCAAAGCGGTTCGTGATACTTATGAGTACGCAAGAGTAGTCGATAATAAAGCAATAACTGCTCATGAGCATGCCAATAACGCTCATAATAGAATTAGTGAGACCAACAATGCATTATCAAATATAACAGATAGATTAAAATATTTAAATGACCGCTCTCAACTCTCTACAGCTAACAAACGTTATGTTTTTGTTATCCAAGACGATGCTGCTGCAGGTGTATTTGATGTTGTTAATGACAATTTTGTCTGGAGTTTCAATAATGATGGTTTGTGTGCCGGCTATGTTGATTCATCACGAGTTGGGGGATTAGATCAATTTGTTAAAGATAGAACGACACCAGTGGGAGTGCCGATGCCATGGCCACAAGTTCATCCACCTACTGGATATTTTGAATGCAATGGAGCTGAATTTGATAAAAACCAATTTCAAAAACTAGCTGCTGCATATCCATCTGGAAAATTACCAGATTTGCGAGGCGAATTTATTCGGGGTTGGGATAATGTTAGAGGAGTTGATCCAAATCGAATGATTTTAGACTGGCAGCAAGATGCTATTAGAGATATATGGGGACGGGTATCTGTCGTCGGTCGAGGTGCTGGTTATGGACCAGTTCAGGCAGAAGGAGCTTTTGCAATTGATTCTCGATGGAGTGCTGAAGTGAAAGCCGGCAACGCAGATGAATGGGGACGACTGTATTCCTTTAATGCATCACGTGTTGTACCAGTTGCCAATGAAAACCGTCCCCGCAATGTCGCATTTATGTATATAGTTAAAGCAGAATAA
- a CDS encoding tail fiber assembly protein, with translation MKNYRVLVNRINIEQVPNIKWQNQSK, from the coding sequence TTGAAAAACTATCGAGTCCTGGTAAATCGCATTAATATCGAACAAGTGCCAAATATCAAATGGCAAAACCAATCAAAATAA
- a CDS encoding phage major tail tube protein: MALPKKLKYFNVYVNGTSFVGEVESFTPPKLTRKFENYRGAGMPASVPIDMGYEDDALNIEWTIGGLAHEVLKQHGSSLNGVTLRFAGAYQKEDSEDFVKVEIIVNGRHKKHDRGELKLGGSNLTKITTKCTYYKEIVDNEEIIEIDVINMIDKVNGEDRLSKARNAIGL; this comes from the coding sequence ATGGCTCTACCAAAAAAACTCAAATACTTCAATGTTTATGTCAACGGAACCTCTTTTGTTGGTGAAGTAGAATCATTCACACCACCAAAATTAACACGAAAATTTGAAAATTATCGTGGTGCCGGCATGCCAGCAAGCGTTCCAATCGACATGGGATATGAAGATGATGCATTAAATATTGAATGGACAATCGGTGGGTTAGCTCATGAAGTACTAAAACAGCATGGTAGTTCACTCAATGGCGTCACTTTACGTTTTGCAGGTGCTTATCAAAAAGAAGATAGTGAAGACTTTGTTAAAGTTGAAATTATCGTTAACGGTCGTCATAAAAAACACGATCGTGGTGAACTTAAACTGGGTGGAAGCAACCTAACCAAAATTACGACGAAATGCACTTACTATAAAGAGATCGTCGATAACGAAGAAATTATTGAAATCGACGTGATCAACATGATCGACAAAGTAAACGGTGAAGATCGTCTATCAAAAGCACGCAATGCAATTGGACTATAA
- a CDS encoding tail fiber assembly protein, with amino-acid sequence MKYQLQPESAVLDNDGLTISAGWTIVYNVDAKGEFIQTTYQYLPIGVGLPANAYLEAPKSVKDNQAIIHDGQQWTYPKDLRGTKIYSIETGAETTLQEVGEIPDGYTDLKPASEFDSWDGKKWQFDKNKQHQYEINQASTKKNQLLAEATTQISYLQDAVDSQIASEQESHLLSEWKKYRVLVNRIDIEQVPNIEWPNQPK; translated from the coding sequence ATGAAATATCAATTACAACCAGAATCAGCAGTATTAGATAATGACGGCTTAACAATTTCTGCCGGTTGGACAATTGTTTATAACGTTGATGCCAAAGGTGAATTTATACAAACAACCTATCAATATTTACCAATTGGTGTTGGCTTACCAGCTAATGCTTATTTAGAAGCACCAAAAAGTGTTAAAGATAATCAGGCAATCATTCATGATGGCCAACAATGGACCTATCCTAAAGATTTGCGTGGCACTAAAATTTACTCAATTGAAACAGGTGCAGAAACTACCCTTCAAGAGGTAGGTGAAATTCCTGATGGTTATACTGATTTAAAACCAGCCAGTGAATTTGATAGCTGGGATGGAAAAAAATGGCAATTTGATAAAAATAAACAGCATCAATATGAAATCAATCAAGCTTCAACCAAGAAAAATCAACTTCTCGCTGAAGCAACAACGCAAATCAGTTATTTACAAGATGCTGTTGATTCACAAATTGCCAGTGAGCAAGAATCACATTTATTAAGTGAATGGAAGAAATATCGAGTGTTAGTAAATCGCATTGATATCGAACAAGTGCCTAATATCGAATGGCCAAACCAACCAAAATAA
- a CDS encoding phage tail-collar fiber domain-containing protein, with amino-acid sequence MSQKFYTLITQQGAALLANATALGIPLKLCKMAVGDANGSATTPDASQTKLIHEVYKAPLNSLTTDEKNPNQIIAELVIPENQGGWFINEIGLYDEDDTLVAVGNCPTTYKPKLSEGSGRTQVVRMIFMIGNGNDLSLKIDPSVVLATRQYVEELITTKIEVLEQFVKDKITPVGVPMPWPQIHPPTGYFECNGAEFDKNQFQKLATAYPSGKLPDLRGEFIRGWDNARGVDPNRMILDWQQDAIRDIWGRLSVVGRSAGQGPIEAEGVFSSDSRWSAAVRTGSADDWGRVYSFNASRVVPVANENRPRNVAFMYIVKAE; translated from the coding sequence ATGAGTCAAAAGTTTTATACGTTAATTACTCAACAAGGGGCAGCATTACTAGCCAATGCTACCGCTTTAGGTATTCCACTTAAATTATGTAAGATGGCTGTTGGTGATGCAAATGGTAGTGCGACGACACCAGATGCCAGTCAAACCAAATTAATTCATGAAGTATATAAAGCACCGCTTAATTCATTAACCACGGATGAAAAAAATCCTAATCAAATCATCGCTGAATTAGTTATCCCTGAAAATCAGGGTGGTTGGTTTATTAATGAAATCGGTTTATATGATGAAGATGATACTTTAGTCGCTGTCGGTAATTGCCCTACTACCTATAAACCAAAACTATCTGAAGGCAGTGGTCGAACACAAGTCGTACGAATGATTTTTATGATTGGTAATGGTAATGATCTTTCTCTTAAAATTGATCCATCTGTAGTATTAGCTACCCGTCAATATGTGGAAGAATTAATCACCACTAAAATAGAGGTATTAGAGCAATTCGTTAAAGATAAAATTACACCGGTGGGAGTGCCGATGCCATGGCCACAAATTCATCCACCTACTGGATATTTTGAATGCAATGGAGCTGAATTTGATAAAAACCAATTTCAAAAATTAGCTACTGCATATCCATCTGGAAAATTACCAGATTTGCGAGGCGAATTTATTCGGGGTTGGGATAATGCTAGAGGCGTTGATCCAAATCGAATGATTTTAGATTGGCAGCAAGATGCTATTAGAGATATATGGGGCCGCTTATCTGTCGTTGGTCGAAGTGCGGGTCAAGGACCAATTGAAGCAGAAGGAGTTTTTAGTTCTGATTCTCGATGGAGTGCTGCAGTGAGAACAGGCAGTGCTGATGATTGGGGGAGAGTTTATTCCTTCAATGCATCACGTGTTGTACCAGTTGCCAATGAAAACCGTCCCCGCAATGTCGCATTTATGTATATAGTTAAAGCAGAATAA
- a CDS encoding tail fiber assembly protein has protein sequence MKYQLQPESAVLDNDGLTISAGWTIVYNVDAKGEFIQTTYQYLPIGVGLPANAYLEAPKSVKDNQAIIHDGQQWTYPKDLRGTKIYSIETGAETTLQEVGEIPDGYTDLKPASEFDSWDGKKWQFDKNKQHQYEINQASTKKNQLLAEATTQISYLQDAVDSQIASEQESHLLSEWKKYRVLVNRIDIEQAPNIEWPNQPK, from the coding sequence ATGAAATATCAATTACAACCAGAATCAGCAGTATTAGATAATGACGGCTTAACAATTTCTGCCGGTTGGACAATTGTTTATAACGTTGATGCCAAAGGTGAATTTATACAAACAACCTATCAATATTTACCAATTGGTGTTGGCTTACCAGCTAATGCTTATTTAGAAGCACCAAAAAGTGTTAAAGATAATCAGGCAATCATTCATGATGGCCAACAATGGACCTATCCTAAAGATTTGCGTGGCACTAAAATTTACTCAATTGAAACAGGTGCAGAAACTACCCTTCAAGAGGTAGGTGAAATTCCTGATGGTTATACTGATTTAAAACCAGCCAGTGAATTTGATAGCTGGGATGGAAAAAAATGGCAATTTGATAAAAATAAACAGCATCAATATGAAATCAATCAAGCTTCAACCAAGAAAAATCAACTTCTCGCTGAAGCAACAACGCAAATCAGTTATTTACAAGATGCTGTTGATTCACAAATTGCCAGTGAGCAAGAATCACATTTATTAAGTGAATGGAAGAAATATCGAGTGTTAGTAAATCGCATTGATATCGAACAAGCGCCTAATATCGAATGGCCAAACCAACCAAAATAA
- a CDS encoding tail fiber assembly protein, with product MKYQLQPESAVLDNDGLTISAGWTIVYNVDAKGEFIQTTYQYLPIGVGLPANAYLEAPKSVKDNQAIIHDGQQWTYPKDLRGTKIYSIETGAETTLQEVGEIPDGYTDLKPASEFDSWDGKKWQFDKNKQHQYEINQASTKKNQLLAEATTQISYLQDAVDSQIANEQEAQLLIEWKKYRVMVNRIDIEQTPNIDWPKNPNN from the coding sequence ATGAAATATCAATTACAACCAGAATCAGCAGTATTAGATAATGACGGCTTAACAATTTCTGCCGGTTGGACAATTGTTTATAACGTTGATGCCAAAGGTGAATTTATACAAACAACCTATCAATATTTACCAATTGGTGTTGGCTTACCAGCTAATGCTTATTTAGAAGCACCAAAAAGTGTTAAAGATAATCAGGCAATCATTCATGATGGCCAACAATGGACCTATCCTAAAGATTTGCGTGGCACTAAAATTTACTCAATTGAAACAGGTGCAGAAACTACCCTTCAAGAGGTAGGTGAAATTCCTGATGGTTATACTGATTTAAAACCAGCCAGTGAATTTGATAGCTGGGATGGAAAAAAATGGCAATTTGATAAAAATAAACAGCATCAATATGAAATCAATCAAGCTTCAACCAAGAAAAATCAACTTCTCGCTGAAGCAACAACGCAAATCAGTTATTTACAAGATGCCGTTGATTCACAAATTGCCAATGAGCAAGAAGCACAATTACTCATTGAATGGAAAAAATATCGAGTGATGGTAAATCGCATTGATATCGAACAAACACCAAATATTGACTGGCCAAAAAATCCAAATAATTAA
- a CDS encoding phage tail protein: protein MSQKFYTLITQQGAALLANATTLGIPLKLSKMAVGDANGSATTPDASQTKLIHEVYKAPLNTLTTDEKNPNQIIAELVIPENQGGWFINEIGLYDEDDTLVAVGNCPTTYKPKLSEGSGRTQVIRMIFVVDNVSAVTLKIDPSIVLATRQYVEDLITSKMANHEQTTNHPSATTNSKGFVQLNSAIDSNLENQAATPLAVKQVNERVNEITDKFHCDGLESRIYSEDKRFCLLIRNDGSIVGYDVNENKIIWHFQREGFLNAKISVDNIFDLEHFISNKSIPVGTPQPWPCKQPPEGWLECNGSPFDKEQYPKLGAVYHRWLPDLRGEFIRGWDHWKGADPNREILSWQDCMIQSHNHSTLIATYNEQGDGNPWGSGSDRYEEDYIFDTAYTGGHETRPRNVAFMYIVKAE, encoded by the coding sequence ATGAGTCAAAAATTTTATACGTTAATTACTCAACAAGGGGCAGCATTACTAGCCAATGCTACCACTTTAGGTATTCCACTCAAATTAAGTAAGATGGCTGTTGGTGATGCAAATGGTAGTGCGACAACACCAGATGCCAGTCAAACCAAATTAATTCATGAAGTATATAAAGCACCGCTTAATACATTAACCACGGATGAAAAAAATCCTAATCAAATCATCGCTGAATTAGTTATCCCTGAAAACCAGGGGGGGTGGTTTATTAATGAAATTGGTTTATATGATGAAGATGATACTTTAGTCGCTGTCGGTAATTGCCCTACTACCTATAAACCAAAACTATCCGAAGGCAGTGGTCGAACACAAGTCATACGAATGATTTTTGTGGTTGATAATGTTAGTGCGGTTACCCTTAAAATTGATCCATCTATAGTATTAGCCACCCGTCAATATGTGGAAGATTTAATTACCAGCAAAATGGCCAATCATGAACAAACTACTAATCACCCTAGTGCCACCACAAACTCAAAAGGGTTTGTTCAGTTAAATTCAGCCATTGATTCTAATCTTGAAAACCAAGCAGCAACACCTTTGGCAGTTAAACAAGTTAATGAGCGCGTAAACGAAATTACTGATAAATTTCATTGCGACGGACTTGAATCTCGCATCTATTCAGAAGATAAGCGATTTTGCTTGCTTATACGTAACGATGGTTCAATTGTGGGATATGATGTTAATGAAAATAAAATAATATGGCATTTTCAAAGAGAGGGATTCTTAAATGCAAAAATATCAGTGGATAATATTTTTGATTTAGAACACTTTATTAGTAATAAATCGATTCCAGTTGGAACCCCACAACCTTGGCCATGTAAACAACCTCCTGAAGGCTGGCTTGAGTGTAATGGTTCACCTTTCGATAAAGAACAATATCCTAAACTAGGTGCCGTATACCATCGTTGGCTACCAGATTTGCGAGGTGAATTTATAAGAGGTTGGGATCACTGGAAAGGAGCAGATCCAAATCGAGAAATATTAAGCTGGCAAGATTGCATGATTCAAAGTCACAACCATAGTACACTAATTGCAACCTACAATGAGCAAGGTGATGGTAATCCATGGGGTTCTGGTAGTGATAGATATGAAGAAGATTATATTTTTGACACAGCATATACGGGCGGACATGAGACCCGTCCCCGCAATGTCGCATTTATGTATATAGTTAAAGCAGAATAA
- a CDS encoding phage tail sheath protein, translating into MANDYHHGVRVIEINEGSRSIRTVSTAVIGIVCTGDDADETHFPLNTPVLITNVNTAIGKAGSIGTLKPTLEAIADQCSPVIVAVRVEEGATIEETEANIIGTTTEDGKYTGMKALLSAQTQLKVKPRILGVPGYDSLPVATALVSLAQKLRAFCYVSAFGAKTKEQAVLYRDKLGAREAMVIWPNFIGFDNTQKQNVTLAATARALGLRAQIDQKVGWHKTLSNVPVNGVTGISNDVFWDLQEESSDSNYLNEHDVTTLICNQGYRFWGSRTCSADTLFAFENYTRTAQVLADTIAEAQFQLVDAPMHASLIKDLIESINNKFRELKSNGYIIDGKAWFDPEANTADILKAGKLYIDYDYTPVPPLENLMLRQRITDKYLVDLANSVATN; encoded by the coding sequence ATGGCTAACGACTATCATCACGGCGTCCGAGTCATCGAAATCAACGAAGGTTCACGCTCTATCAGAACAGTATCAACTGCTGTTATTGGTATTGTTTGTACTGGCGATGATGCCGATGAGACGCATTTTCCACTTAACACCCCAGTTTTGATTACCAATGTCAATACCGCAATTGGCAAAGCTGGCTCAATAGGAACACTTAAACCAACACTAGAAGCAATTGCAGATCAATGTTCACCTGTTATTGTTGCGGTTCGAGTTGAAGAAGGTGCAACTATTGAAGAGACTGAAGCAAATATCATTGGTACTACGACTGAAGATGGCAAATATACTGGTATGAAAGCACTGCTTTCAGCACAAACTCAATTAAAAGTAAAACCACGTATTTTAGGTGTGCCTGGTTATGACTCATTACCTGTTGCAACTGCGTTAGTCTCATTAGCACAAAAATTACGTGCCTTTTGTTATGTTTCAGCTTTTGGTGCTAAAACCAAAGAGCAAGCGGTACTTTATCGCGATAAATTAGGTGCTCGTGAAGCAATGGTAATTTGGCCAAATTTTATCGGCTTTGATAACACACAAAAACAAAACGTCACTTTAGCTGCAACGGCTAGAGCTTTAGGGCTACGTGCCCAAATTGACCAGAAAGTTGGTTGGCATAAAACTTTATCAAATGTTCCTGTCAATGGTGTTACGGGCATTTCTAACGATGTATTTTGGGATTTGCAAGAAGAAAGCTCTGATTCAAATTACTTAAACGAACACGATGTAACTACCTTAATTTGCAATCAAGGCTATCGCTTCTGGGGATCTCGAACTTGTTCTGCTGATACATTATTTGCGTTTGAAAACTACACTCGTACAGCACAAGTATTAGCTGACACTATCGCTGAAGCACAATTTCAATTAGTTGACGCACCAATGCATGCTTCTTTAATTAAAGATTTAATTGAATCAATTAATAATAAATTCCGTGAATTAAAATCTAACGGTTATATTATTGATGGTAAAGCATGGTTTGATCCTGAAGCTAATACAGCAGACATTCTAAAAGCAGGTAAATTATATATTGATTATGATTATACACCTGTCCCGCCACTTGAAAATCTTATGTTACGCCAACGCATTACCGATAAATATTTGGTTGATCTGGCTAATTCTGTCGCCACTAACTAA
- a CDS encoding GpE family phage tail protein has product MADIALIFHWQPSAMDELNLSELMEWREHARVRNGTNYQE; this is encoded by the coding sequence ATGGCAGATATTGCGTTAATCTTTCATTGGCAACCGTCTGCCATGGATGAACTAAACTTATCTGAACTCATGGAATGGCGAGAGCATGCTCGTGTCAGAAATGGTACTAATTATCAAGAATAA
- a CDS encoding phage tail-collar fiber domain-containing protein — protein sequence MSQKFYTLITQQGAALLANATTLGIPLKLCKMAVGDANGSATTPDASQTKLIHEVYNAPLNSLTTDEKNPNQIIAELVIPENQGGWFINEIGLYDEDDTLVAVGNCPATYKPKLSEGSGRTQVIRMIIVVDNVNAVTLKFDPSVVLATRQYVENLITSKMANHEQTINHPSATTNSKGFVQLNSAIDSNLENQAATPLAVKKAYNLATDAIKKANDLISAHEKSTNHPNATTNSKGFVQLNSAIDSNLENQAATPLAVKKAYNLVTDAIKKTNDLISAHEKSTNHPNATTNSKGFVQLNSAIDSNLENQAATPLAVKKAYNLVTDAIKKTNDLISAHEKSTNHPNATTKSKGFVQLNSSIDSTIENQAATPLAIRKVYDVANGAIKRSGDTMTGQLILSSDVGIKHKYNDSEDLMVLKTFDDNYTHHFYNAKTNQWQNKLIYNSTTNSWCFEYINDVMINGKSVLKAGDAYQNYGLLNNTDLNTLTGTKFGFYGQITDANATSSSNYPIQLAGNLAVYQNYADIGVEGCTQVYYTYSNSRIFIRNYFSRTKTWTKWTEKITTANINNYLPIGIPQPWPCNQPPEGWLECNGSGFNKNQFPKLGAAYPQGFLPDLRGEFIRGWDNARGVDKERGILKWQAPQISAHKHVSALGENRSDLNSSQMQRSAPFGSTGIKGCWYGGASSDYDNSLFYTNNGTNGSINIPAGTTSWNDLNLPGLVGDETRPRNIAFMYIVKAE from the coding sequence ATGAGTCAAAAGTTTTATACGTTAATTACTCAACAAGGGGCAGCATTACTAGCCAATGCTACCACTTTAGGTATTCCACTTAAATTATGTAAGATGGCTGTTGGTGATGCAAATGGTAGTGCGACAACACCAGATGCCAGTCAAACCAAATTAATTCATGAAGTATATAATGCACCACTTAATTCATTAACCACGGATGAAAAAAATCCTAATCAAATCATCGCTGAATTAGTTATCCCTGAAAATCAGGGGGGGTGGTTTATTAATGAAATCGGTTTATATGATGAAGATGATACTTTAGTCGCTGTCGGTAATTGTCCTGCTACCTATAAACCAAAACTATCCGAAGGCAGTGGTCGAACACAAGTCATACGAATGATTATTGTGGTTGATAATGTTAATGCGGTTACCCTTAAATTTGATCCATCTGTAGTATTAGCTACCCGTCAATATGTGGAAAATTTGATCACCAGCAAAATGGCCAATCATGAACAAACTATTAATCACCCTAGTGCCACTACAAACTCAAAAGGGTTTGTTCAGTTAAATTCAGCCATTGATTCTAACCTCGAAAACCAAGCAGCAACACCATTGGCCGTAAAGAAAGCATACAATCTGGCTACTGATGCAATAAAAAAAGCTAATGATTTAATATCTGCTCATGAAAAATCAACCAACCACCCCAATGCTACTACAAACTCAAAAGGGTTTGTTCAGTTAAATTCAGCCATTGATTCTAACCTCGAAAACCAAGCGGCAACACCATTAGCCGTAAAGAAAGCATACAATCTGGTTACTGACGCAATAAAAAAAACAAATGATTTAATATCTGCTCATGAAAAATCAACTAATCACCCCAATGCTACTACAAACTCAAAAGGGTTTGTTCAGTTAAATTCAGCCATTGATTCTAACCTCGAAAACCAAGCGGCAACACCATTAGCCGTAAAGAAAGCATACAATCTGGTTACTGACGCAATAAAAAAAACAAATGATTTAATATCTGCTCATGAAAAATCAACCAATCACCCCAATGCCACTACTAAATCTAAAGGTTTTGTGCAATTAAATTCTTCAATCGATTCAACTATTGAAAATCAAGCAGCAACACCATTAGCTATTAGAAAAGTGTATGATGTGGCAAATGGAGCAATAAAACGTTCTGGTGACACGATGACGGGACAATTGATATTATCATCTGATGTAGGAATAAAACACAAATATAATGACAGTGAAGATTTGATGGTATTGAAGACATTTGACGATAATTATACACATCATTTTTATAATGCAAAAACAAATCAATGGCAAAACAAATTAATTTATAATTCAACAACAAATTCGTGGTGTTTTGAATATATTAATGACGTTATGATTAATGGCAAATCAGTATTAAAAGCAGGAGATGCTTATCAAAACTACGGTTTATTAAATAATACTGATTTAAATACACTCACGGGCACAAAATTCGGGTTTTATGGTCAAATTACAGATGCTAATGCAACTTCTAGCTCAAATTACCCTATCCAATTGGCTGGAAATTTAGCTGTATACCAAAATTATGCGGATATAGGAGTAGAAGGCTGCACGCAGGTATATTATACATATAGTAACAGTAGAATATTTATTAGAAATTATTTTTCACGCACAAAAACATGGACTAAATGGACTGAAAAAATCACAACAGCAAATATCAACAATTATCTACCTATCGGTATTCCTCAACCATGGCCATGTAATCAACCTCCTGAAGGTTGGCTTGAATGTAATGGTTCTGGTTTTAATAAAAATCAATTTCCTAAACTGGGTGCTGCATACCCCCAAGGTTTTCTGCCAGATTTACGAGGTGAATTTATTCGGGGTTGGGATAATGCTAGAGGAGTTGATAAAGAACGAGGGATCTTGAAGTGGCAAGCTCCCCAAATTTCAGCGCATAAACATGTTAGCGCATTGGGTGAAAATCGTAGTGATCTTAATAGTTCTCAAATGCAAAGATCTGCACCATTTGGATCTACAGGCATTAAAGGCTGTTGGTATGGCGGAGCAAGTAGTGATTATGATAATTCACTTTTCTATACGAACAATGGTACCAATGGTAGCATAAATATCCCTGCTGGTACTACTTCATGGAATGATCTAAACCTTCCTGGATTAGTCGGTGATGAAACTCGCCCCAGAAATATCGCATTTATGTATATAGTTAAAGCAGAATGA
- a CDS encoding phage tail assembly protein encodes MANIKKITLKTGITSGKSTINELTIRKPLTGDLRGVKLLEFIDLDIDSLAKVLPRITTPSIAEHEVFNLDLIDLSEITKEVINFLSPNSNDANKESLTE; translated from the coding sequence ATGGCTAATATAAAAAAAATCACTTTAAAAACTGGAATTACATCAGGTAAATCCACCATAAACGAATTAACTATTCGCAAACCTTTAACAGGTGATTTACGTGGAGTTAAATTACTCGAATTTATTGATTTAGATATCGATTCATTAGCAAAAGTATTACCACGCATTACAACACCATCTATTGCTGAACATGAAGTATTTAATTTAGATTTAATTGACTTATCGGAAATTACTAAAGAGGTAATTAATTTTTTGTCCCCGAACTCGAACGATGCCAACAAGGAATCCCTAACCGAGTAG